The genomic stretch CAGGGTCGTTACGGCAACGCCACTCTCAGTCGCTTGCCGATCGCGGGTGACCGCAATATCGACTTGACCATCGGGCGCCGCAAACGCCGCGGATGTCAGTACACCCGCCTGGAGTTGGGGCAGGGCCGGGGTGAGATCGCGGTCTTCAACCTCCATCTCGGCCTGTCCGCGAGCGAGCGCCGGCGGCAGCTCGAGATCTTGATGCGAAGCCGGGAGCTGGCTCGCCTGCGCGACGGTGCGCCCTGCGTGGTGGCAGGAGACTTCAACGACTGGCGATCCCGTCAGGGGCCGGTTCTCGAAGAGCGTCTCAGCTTCGTCAGTGCCACGGAGCGCCGCAGCTTGCGTGGGCCGATCAGGACCTATCCGTCCTTTTCCCCATCCGGGGGCCTGGATCGGATCTACTATCGCGGCCGCCTCGAGCTGGTGCAGGCGCGCCGTTGCCGGCTGCAGGTTTCGAAAGTGGCGAGTGATCACCTGCCG from Acidobacteriota bacterium encodes the following:
- a CDS encoding endonuclease/exonuclease/phosphatase family protein, producing the protein MRLRILTYNIHRAIGVDRRFRLDRIQRILRHHDPDVALLQEVDDDAPRSRRLDLGRELADGLGYESVAIGHNVSLRQGRYGNATLSRLPIAGDRNIDLTIGRRKRRGCQYTRLELGQGRGEIAVFNLHLGLSASERRRQLEILMRSRELARLRDGAPCVVAGDFNDWRSRQGPVLEERLSFVSATERRSLRGPIRTYPSFSPSGGLDRIYYRGRLELVQARRCRLQVSKVASDHLPVIADFEVVTGE